Proteins co-encoded in one Brassica oleracea var. oleracea cultivar TO1000 chromosome C4, BOL, whole genome shotgun sequence genomic window:
- the LOC106337039 gene encoding peroxisomal membrane protein 11E-like: MGRLYMRRDELALIILYLNKAEARDKICRAIQFGSKFLSGGHPGTAQTVDKNTSLARKVFRLFKFLNDFHLLISPVPKGTPLPLVLLGKSKNALLCTYYFLDQFVWLGRSGIYKNKVLTELIRSFAIFCWLGSSLCNIAIQIGELIMHSSTMKKMEKELKDDEEQDKETDRAKLQKTKDRILVLIKSSMDTVVAIGLLHLAPFIVTPRVTGAFGFVTSLISCYQLLPGRRKLKTP; encoded by the exons ATGGGTAGATTATATATGAGGAGAGACGAGCTAGCCCTAATAATCCTATACTTGAACAAAGCTGAGGCTAGAGACAAGATATGCAGAGCGATTCAGTTCGGTTCCAAATTCTTGAGCGGTGGGCATCCTGGTACTGCTCAAACTGTAGACAAAAACACCAGCTTGGCTAGAAAAGTGTTCCGCCTTTTCAAG TTTCTCAATGATTTTCACCTTCTTATTAGCCCTGTTCCTAAAGGGACTCCACTTCCTCTTGTCTTACTCGGAAAG TCCAAGAATGCACTCTTGTGTACCTACTACTTTCTTGATCAATTCGTCTGGCTTGGTAGATCCGGCATATATAAG AACAAAGTACTAACTGAGTTGATTCGAAGTTTCGCAATTTTCTGCTGGCTTGGCTCATCTCTTTGTAATATAGCAATCCAG ATTGGTGAGCTTATAATGCACTCTTCAACTATGAAGAAGATGGAAAAAGAACTCAAAGATGATGAAGAGCAGGATAAGGAGACGGATCGTGCTAAGCTTCAGAAAACAAAAGACAGAATTCTAGTTTTGATTAAATCAAGCATGGACACTGTTGTAGCCATTGGTCTGCTTCATTTAGCTCCATTTATAGTTACTCCTCGTGTCACTGGCGCTTTTGGGTTTGTCACCTCGCTTATCTCTTGTTATCAG TTGCTACCGGGGCGCCGCAAGTTAAAGACACCTTGA
- the LOC106336628 gene encoding synaptotagmin-4 — translation MGLISGILFGIIFGVALMAGWSRMMSHRSSKRVAKAVDMKLLGSLSREDLMKICGDNFPQWISFPAFEQVKWLNKLLGKMWPFIAEAATMVIRDSVEPLLEDYRPPGITSLKFSKLTLGNVAPKIEGIRVQSFKEGQITMDVDLRWGGDPNIVLGVTALVASIPIQLKDLQVFTVARVIFQLADEIPCISAVVVALLAEPKPRIDYTLKAVGGSLTAIPGLSDMIDDTVDSIVKDMLQWPHRIVVPIGGIPVDISELELKPQGKLIVTVVKATNLKNKELIGKSDPYATIHIRPVFKYKTKAIENNLNPVWDQTFELIAEDKETQSLTVEVFDKDVGQDERLGLVKLPLSSLEVGVTKEMELNLLSSLDTLKVKDKKDRGSLTLKVHYHEFNKEEQMAALEEEKKIMEERKRLKDAGMIGSTMDAVGSGLGAGVGMVGTGIGAGVGLVGTGVSSGVGMVGSGFGAVGSGLSKAGRFMGRTITGQTSKRSGSSTPVNSETDGSKQQ, via the exons ATGGGGTTGATATCTGGGATTCTGTTCGGGATCATCTTCGGCGTAGCTCTAATGGCTGGCTGGAGTCGTATGATGTCGCATCGCTCATCCAAGCGAGTCGCCAAG GCAGTTGATATGAAACTTCTAGGATCTCTTAGCAGAGAGGATTTGATGAAAATTTGTGGTGATAACTTTCCTCAGTGGATATCCTTTCCAGCCTTTGAGCAG GTCAAATGGCTCAATAAACTACTTGGCAAGATGTGGCCATTTATTGCAGAG GCAGCAACTATGGTAATAAGAGATTCTGTTGAACCGCTGCTTGAAGATTACAGACCACCAGGAATTACTTCCCTGAAGTTCAGCAAACTGACTCTGGGTAACGTAGCACCAAAGATTGAAG GTATTCGTGTTCAAAGTTTCAAGGAAGGTCAAATTACAATGGACGTTGATCTTCGATGGGGTGGTGATCCAAATATCGTTTTAGGTGTTACAGCACTTGTCGCTTCCATACCCATCCAG TTGAAGGATCTTCAAGTTTTCACAGTTGCACGTGTTATCTTTCAACTTGCTGATGAGATTCCATGTATATCTGCTGTTGTTGTAGCTCTACTTGCTGAG CCAAAACCGAGAATCGATTACACTCTGAAGGCTGTTGGTGGAAGCTTGACGGCAATCCCTGGACTATCTGATATGATTGAT GACACCGTTGATTCTATTGTCAAAGACATGCTTCAGTGGCCTCATAGAATAGTTGTTCCCATTGGTGGTATACCTGTTGATATCAG TGAATTAGAACTTAAGCCACAGGGAAAGCTTATAGTAACAGTAGTGAAAGCAACTAACCTGAAGAATAAGGAATTGATAGGAAAATCTGACCCTTATGCAACCATCCACATTCGTCCTGTCTTCAAGTATAAAACAAAGGCAATCGAGAACAACCTGAATCCTGTTTGGGACCAAACATTTGAACTGATTGCAGAGGACAAAGAAACACAGTCGCTCACTGTAGAG GTATTTGACAAAGACGTAGGCCAAGACGAGCGTCTAGGACTTGTGAAACTTCCTTTAAGCAGTTTGGAAGTGGGGGTTACAAAGGAAATGGAGCTAAATCTGTTGTCTTCACTTGATACTCTGAAAGTAAAAGACAAGAAAGATAGAGGAAGTTTAACACTTAAG GTACATTATCATGAGTTCAACAAAGAGGAGCAAATGGCTGCGTTAGAAGAAGAGAAGAAAATAATGGAAGAGAGGAAGAGGTTGAAGGATGCAGGAATGATAGGTAGCACAATGGATGCAGTTGGAAGTGGGCTCGGTGCTGGTGTAGGAATGGTTGGGACAGGGATTGGTGCAGGAGTCGGCCTGGTTGGAACCGGTGTGAGCTCGGGTGTTGGGATGGTTGGTAGCGGTTTTGGAGCAGTGGGTAGCGGATTGAGCAAAGCAGGGAGGTTCATGGGTAGAACTATTACAGGTCAGACCAGTAAACGTAGTGGCTCCTCCACACCTGTGAATAGCGAGACCGATGGTTCGAAACAACAGTAA
- the LOC106337038 gene encoding F-box protein PP2-A13: MGANISGVTPEFDRSSEPRLSDLPENCVALIMMELDPPEICRLARLSRVFRRASSADFIWEPKLPPSYRAIARKVFDEITRRKLLKKDLYAKLCRPNLFDGGTKELWIDKNTGRLCVSISSKALRITGIDDRRYWSHIPTDESRFHSVAYVQQIWWFEVGGEFEIQFPSGTYSLFFRIQLGKTSKRLGRRICNSDHIHGWDIKPVRFQLATSDNQQAVSLRYLNNNPGHWSHYHVGDFKVVNPDVSTGVKFSMTQIDCTHTKGGLCIDSVLIVPKENARKVVESE, from the exons ATGGGCGCTAATATCTCAGGCGTTACGCCGGAGTTTGACCGGAGCAGTGAACCCAGATTATCTGATTTGCCGGAGAATTGTGTAGCGTTGATCATGATGGAGCTTGACCCGCCGGAGATTTGTCGGCTCGCTCGTCTCAGCAGGGTGTTCCGTCGCGCGTCGTCAGCTGATTTCATATGGGAGCCGAAGCTGCCTCCGAGTTATCGAGCTATCGCGCGGAAGGTGTTCGATGAAATTACTCGGAGGAAGTTGTTGAAGAAGGATTTGTACGCGAAGCTCTGTAGGCCCAATCTCTTCGACGGTGGCACAAAG GAGCTGTGGATTGATAAGAACACTGGTCGTCTTTGTGTATCGATTTCTTCAAAGGCGTTAAGGATTACGGGAATTGATGATCGGAGATACTGGAGTCATATCCCAACCGATGAATCCAG GTTCCACTCAGTTGCGTATGTTCAACAGATATGGTGGTTTGAAGTAGGAGGAGAGTTTGAGATCCAGTTTCCATCTGGAACGTACAGTCTCTTCTTCCGTATCCAGCTCGGTAAAACATCAAAGAGACTTGGACGGAGAATCTGCAACTCCGACCACATCCACGGATGGGACATTAAACCTGTTAGGTTCCAGCTCGCAACTTCAGACAACCAACAAGCTGTTTCGCTGCGTTATCTGAACAACAACCCCGGACACTGGAGTCACTATCACGTCGGGGATTTCAAAGTGGTAAATCCAGATGTATCAACAGGAGTCAAGTTCTCGATGACTCAGATTGATTGCACTCACACGAAAGGTGGCCTGTGCATAGACTCTGTTCTTATAGTACCTAAAGAAAATGCAAGAAAGGTCGTTGAATCAGAATAG